The DNA segment GCTGTCCAACAGACTCAATTAAAGTTTCTGATAAATCTTTTGACGGCGATGCATTAAAATACGAATAAAAATGTGGGCTGTCTAAAAGTCATTTAAAATGACTTTTAAACAGCCCTCTTTTTATATTTAAAATGGCTCAGTTAAACAACTCTGTTTATTTCCGTTAGAGGTCTCTAAACCTTCTCGACGCAAGAATACCTTTGGTCCTGTTTCTGTTTCTGCATAGCACATATAAATGACTATTGAATTGTATTTTTATTCAGTAGTTATTTTGTGTCACGCTCACCATAACATCCTACTCCTACATTTCGGGTTATTTTCGCAACTTACTTAATAGCGCTGCAACTATCCAATTTCCCCCTAATTAAAGTGTGAATTTTACCAATAAACTACAAAATAAAGACCTGATTCACATTTTTCGCGAACCAGGTCTTTATTAAACTATGATTCTATTTTAAGAGAATATCGCTCGTTGGTTATCCAACCACGTTTTCATTGTTTTGAATAATAAGATGACCACAGCAGATAGTAATAGACCTTTAATTAAATTAAATGGCAATATACCTAGTAAGATTGTATTGCTTAATGCAGTTCCAGTCATTGCAGGCATGTTTAAGAAATATGTGTACATCGGTAAAAATAATGCGTAATTTAGAACGCTCATTCCGATAGCCATTGCGAAAATTCCTGCAATTAATCCAATCGTTAAGCCTTTTGTAGTTGATATTTTACGATAAACCAAATAAACAGGTAGCATAAATAATATGCTTGTAGCAAAATTAGCCATTTCTCCTACCGGCACGCCTGTTGGGCTTCCACTGAACATCCAGTACAAGACATTTTTAAATAACGCGACTAAAATCCCAGCTACAGGACCCATTGTTATAGCAGCAATTAGTGCAGGCACATCGCTAAAGTCGACTTTCAAAAAGGCTGGTAACGCTGGTAATGGAAAATTAAATAGCATTAAAACAAATGAAATACTACTCAACATCGCAACTGCAATCATAATACGCAATCTGTTGTTCTTCATATGACTCTCTCCCTTTGTCGATTCACTCCACAAGAAGAAAAGTTTGTTCGTTCAAGTCCCATCAAAAAAACCCATAAGCCGTTATCGCTTAGGGGAGTAGAAAGGCGCACTAAAATAGGCGTCTCGTTAAATGACAGAACGAAAAACGACCGCACCTTCACCTTCTCCCATCCAGACTATACTGTCGGCTTTGGAATCACACCAAATCCTACCTTACGGCTCGCGGGCTATGAAGAATTTCTTCAATTACCGCCGATCGGGAATTTCACCCTGCCCCGAAGATGAATCATTATTAAGTTACATTCTATACTATAAGAAAAAAAGATTCATTTGTAAACTACTTGAGCCTACAAATGAATCTTCTTATTACCAACTATATTTATTTAGTCCTACTGGTTGTTCCAGTGGTTGAGTAAAATTAATACCGATCCATTGTTCCTCAATAACATTATCTAATTGAATTTGAACATCAAAGGTAGCTCCAGTTAAAACGAAACTTTCGATCATTTGAGCTGTTTGCTCTTGTGATAAAGAATTTAACTCAAGAGGTTTACTGAACTTAATATGAAAAACCCCTTGAATTTCTTCAACTGTATAAGTAACTGACATTGGAACCACGTTCGCAAAGAAATCATTTGGAGGCGTTTTTAAGGCAACCAGTGCGTCCAATGCATTGTTGTATGGTTCACTTAGACTCGGCACCATATAGACCTGACCTGACGGATCTGTGTAAGGGTAAACCGCCGTTTTGTAGAGGCCATTAGTAAGAACCGTAGGTGTTTTCTGACCTACTTGATCAAATTCAGCTTGACTGCCATCTTCATTTTGATGGTTAATTTGGGTAAAACCTTCAAAAGTGAATTGAAGTGATAAATCATAGGAATAAAGAGCTGCACTTGCAAGGTCATAATCATGTTCTTTAGGTAATCGGTGAACAAGTTGATCTTGGTCAATTTCAAACGTTCCCTTATATGGGTGATAGTCAGTAAAACCAAGGTCTTCTTCATTGATGTCAGCTGCATATTTCTCATATAATTGCAGCGTATTTGGCGTTTCGTTCCCAAAATCTTGTTGAATTTGATCATTTGGAATTAAGAAACTGACGGGAACTAC comes from the Paenisporosarcina antarctica genome and includes:
- a CDS encoding ECF transporter S component yields the protein MKNNRLRIMIAVAMLSSISFVLMLFNFPLPALPAFLKVDFSDVPALIAAITMGPVAGILVALFKNVLYWMFSGSPTGVPVGEMANFATSILFMLPVYLVYRKISTTKGLTIGLIAGIFAMAIGMSVLNYALFLPMYTYFLNMPAMTGTALSNTILLGILPFNLIKGLLLSAVVILLFKTMKTWLDNQRAIFS